A window from Mogibacterium neglectum encodes these proteins:
- a CDS encoding DUF2325 domain-containing protein has translation MSIVIVGGNECMECKYKEICKKHGCKAKVFTKERGNVGKKIGCPDLLVMFTNTVSHKMMNTAVAEAKRKNVEVAWVHSSSASALKTLLAQYV, from the coding sequence ATGAGTATTGTCATAGTTGGCGGAAATGAGTGTATGGAATGTAAATATAAGGAGATTTGCAAAAAGCATGGTTGCAAAGCAAAGGTCTTTACAAAAGAGCGTGGAAATGTAGGTAAAAAGATTGGTTGTCCAGATTTATTAGTCATGTTTACAAATACTGTGTCTCATAAAATGATGAATACGGCGGTCGCTGAAGCAAAGCGAAAGAATGTTGAAGTAGCATGGGTACACTCTAGCAGTGCATCGGCTCTCAAGACTTTGTTAGCTCAGTATGTGTAA
- the secG gene encoding preprotein translocase subunit SecG: MHTALMVVLLVTSVILILSILLQSSKSDGLSGSIAGGAEQLFGKKKSNGYDAILARITTVVSAIYIIVALVIVAIFN, translated from the coding sequence ATGCACACCGCACTAATGGTTGTTTTACTTGTTACTAGTGTGATTCTGATTCTTAGCATCTTGCTTCAATCAAGCAAGAGTGATGGACTTTCCGGCTCAATAGCTGGAGGTGCAGAACAACTTTTTGGAAAGAAAAAGAGCAATGGTTATGATGCGATACTCGCTAGAATTACGACAGTTGTATCAGCTATATATATCATTGTGGCATTAGTCATCGTAGCAATTTTCAACTAG